The Desulfobaculum bizertense DSM 18034 genome includes a region encoding these proteins:
- a CDS encoding SAM-dependent methyltransferase: protein MERTPLWDRRYSEEGFTFGTCPNAFLTRSVSHLTPGGHLLSLGEGEGRNAVWLAQQGFRVTAVDASRIGLDKAQSLARQRGVRITTIQANLADFPLPPSEYDGIISIFCHLPPKVRVPLYQRCAKTLRPSGIIILEAYTPDQLNRDTGGPQDAKRLMTAQILRDEFPSLRRILLQERIRSVYEGKLHTGKSSVVQFIGQR from the coding sequence ATGGAACGCACACCACTTTGGGATCGTCGATATTCTGAGGAAGGCTTTACCTTTGGGACATGTCCCAACGCCTTTTTGACTCGCTCTGTTTCACACCTCACCCCCGGCGGGCATCTTTTGAGCCTCGGCGAAGGCGAAGGACGCAATGCCGTCTGGCTCGCGCAGCAGGGATTTCGCGTCACCGCCGTTGACGCCTCTCGCATTGGTCTCGACAAGGCCCAGTCCCTCGCAAGGCAGCGCGGTGTCCGCATCACAACCATTCAAGCCAATCTCGCAGACTTCCCCCTTCCCCCCAGCGAGTATGACGGCATTATTTCCATCTTTTGCCATCTTCCACCAAAAGTGCGCGTCCCCCTGTATCAGCGTTGCGCAAAAACGCTTCGCCCCAGCGGCATCATTATTCTCGAAGCGTACACCCCCGACCAGCTCAACCGTGACACCGGTGGGCCGCAGGACGCCAAGCGGCTTATGACTGCTCAAATTTTACGCGACGAGTTCCCCTCCTTGCGGCGCATCCTTTTGCAGGAGCGCATTCGATCTGTCTACGAAGGGAAGCTTCACACAGGGAAAAGCTCTGTCGTTCAATTCATCGGGCAGCGTTAG
- a CDS encoding chemotaxis protein CheX, with protein sequence MNVKEDVRIVKPFLNAVQSVLSMMAMVEATPGKPYIKKDSQAVGDVTGIISLSGDRNGTISVTFSEACILRVVSGMLGEEITEMGAEIRDAVGELTNMISGQARQGLSALGTKFDGGIPSVIMGKNHTISHICKEPILAIPFSTACGAFTVEVSLE encoded by the coding sequence ATGAATGTTAAGGAAGATGTCCGCATTGTGAAGCCATTTTTGAACGCTGTGCAAAGTGTTCTGTCCATGATGGCGATGGTCGAGGCAACGCCCGGCAAGCCATACATCAAAAAAGATTCACAGGCAGTTGGGGATGTGACGGGCATTATCAGCCTTTCAGGTGATCGTAACGGAACAATTTCCGTAACCTTTAGCGAAGCGTGCATCCTGCGGGTTGTGAGTGGGATGCTGGGTGAAGAAATCACAGAAATGGGGGCAGAAATTCGCGATGCAGTGGGCGAGTTGACCAATATGATTTCTGGTCAGGCTCGTCAGGGCCTTTCAGCCCTTGGCACCAAGTTTGATGGTGGTATTCCCTCTGTTATTATGGGGAAAAATCACACAATTTCTCACATCTGCAAAGAACCCATTCTTGCAATACCGTTCTCCACGGCATGTGGAGCCTTTACGGTTGAAGTTTCTCTGGAGTAA
- a CDS encoding AsmA family protein, with translation MKKGVLLFGLFFLVLCTAGALGLVLAPELLDPNSYKSDIIREVKRQTGRNLRFDGDLSIALRPWLGVDLGPIALSNAEGFGPQPFLEARHSSIQVQLLPLINRDLRIQSLMLDGVSLNLARNKHGQTNWEDITEFRKEKTERAAQKDKSTSEKHAESSPKEKTNSGFSLTPESFAIADLQLKNASLCWDDAVENRKLILDQLNLNTGAMAPGRDFDLDISGRIAHNDKEGIVQLTSTANIDKNFRRQQYKNAAFSITAKADEIAKEGVQAEIHANILIDLNEGSFSVENLDLKTPQAEITGVVTAEKLNSAPEYAADLVMTQVKPRALLKLLQIPVPKTADPKALSAGALKISATGGMDFLNILSLQLNLDDTTVSGHANIKSFREPNLSFALKGDSLDLNRYLPPAQKKGNAAQKNAKGKATSKDNTPTKDTAAEKHSAENPVIDFLRHVTMEGTVQLGEFRFKKLRLNNIKGTVKARDGLIRINPLSTDFSSGKLVTDAQGDFRGKTPRNQLVAKARNVDLGKALTDLAGKDYVTGRVDLNINARANGFTWHTVRRSLNGNAKLVMKNGVFRGFSIIPEPVKQAAIEKSPSDISGKIQKQQPYERLSSDFTVRNGLLQTKNTRVTAPRLSGQGAGTLDLRGDYQLNYNAIISITALPRIPFTVTGPVYKPTYSLDTVQFLKETAYTIMTSPLDVGKKALDVGEDVGKGTIDVGKDILDGINKGLQNIFGGDKKK, from the coding sequence ATGAAAAAAGGCGTCCTTCTCTTTGGGCTTTTCTTTCTTGTCCTGTGCACCGCTGGTGCCCTTGGGCTTGTACTGGCCCCAGAGCTTCTTGACCCCAATTCCTACAAGTCTGACATCATCAGGGAAGTAAAACGACAGACGGGTCGAAATTTGCGATTCGATGGAGACCTTTCCATTGCTCTTCGCCCGTGGCTTGGCGTGGACCTTGGTCCCATAGCCCTGTCCAATGCAGAAGGCTTTGGGCCACAGCCATTCCTTGAAGCACGGCACAGCTCCATACAGGTGCAGCTCCTTCCGCTTATTAATCGAGATTTGCGTATCCAAAGCCTTATGCTTGATGGTGTTTCTCTCAACCTTGCCCGTAACAAACACGGCCAAACAAACTGGGAAGACATCACAGAGTTCAGGAAAGAAAAGACTGAACGCGCGGCGCAAAAGGACAAAAGTACAAGCGAAAAACACGCAGAGTCATCTCCAAAGGAAAAGACGAACTCTGGTTTTTCGCTGACGCCAGAGTCTTTTGCCATTGCCGACCTCCAGCTCAAAAATGCAAGCCTCTGCTGGGATGATGCTGTCGAAAACCGTAAGCTGATTCTCGACCAGCTCAATCTGAACACCGGAGCAATGGCCCCAGGTCGAGATTTTGATCTGGATATTTCCGGCCGTATTGCCCACAACGACAAAGAAGGCATTGTCCAGCTCACCAGCACGGCAAACATCGACAAAAACTTCCGCCGCCAGCAGTACAAAAACGCTGCTTTTTCCATCACGGCCAAGGCAGATGAAATTGCCAAGGAAGGTGTTCAGGCCGAAATTCACGCCAATATTCTTATTGATCTGAACGAAGGCAGCTTTTCTGTTGAAAATCTGGACCTCAAAACACCACAGGCAGAAATTACAGGAGTTGTCACAGCTGAAAAGCTGAACAGCGCACCTGAGTACGCCGCGGATCTGGTTATGACGCAGGTCAAGCCCCGGGCTTTGCTCAAGCTCCTGCAAATTCCAGTTCCCAAAACAGCAGACCCCAAAGCCCTTTCTGCTGGCGCACTCAAAATTTCCGCCACTGGGGGCATGGACTTCCTGAACATCCTCTCTCTCCAGCTCAATCTGGATGACACGACGGTTTCAGGTCATGCCAATATCAAAAGCTTTAGGGAACCAAACCTAAGCTTTGCCCTCAAGGGAGACAGTCTCGACCTGAACAGGTACCTGCCCCCTGCACAGAAAAAAGGGAATGCCGCCCAAAAAAACGCCAAGGGCAAGGCCACGTCGAAAGACAACACCCCCACGAAAGACACTGCAGCAGAAAAGCACAGCGCCGAGAACCCCGTCATTGACTTCCTGCGTCACGTGACAATGGAAGGCACGGTCCAGCTTGGCGAATTCCGCTTCAAAAAACTGCGGCTCAACAACATCAAGGGCACAGTCAAAGCCCGCGACGGACTCATTCGCATCAACCCACTGAGCACGGACTTTTCCAGCGGCAAGCTGGTGACTGATGCACAGGGAGACTTTCGGGGCAAAACTCCTCGCAATCAGCTTGTTGCCAAGGCCCGCAATGTGGACCTTGGCAAGGCGCTGACGGACCTCGCAGGAAAAGACTACGTCACCGGGCGAGTCGATCTGAACATCAATGCCCGCGCCAATGGCTTTACGTGGCATACCGTGCGCCGAAGCCTGAACGGCAACGCCAAACTTGTCATGAAAAATGGCGTCTTCCGAGGTTTTTCCATCATTCCCGAACCAGTCAAACAGGCCGCCATTGAAAAAAGTCCGTCTGACATCTCAGGAAAAATCCAAAAGCAGCAGCCATACGAACGGCTCAGCTCTGATTTCACAGTCAGAAACGGCCTCCTGCAAACAAAAAATACCCGAGTTACAGCCCCTCGCCTGAGTGGACAGGGAGCAGGAACGCTGGACCTTCGCGGCGATTATCAGCTGAATTATAATGCGATCATTAGCATCACAGCTTTGCCACGAATCCCCTTCACCGTTACCGGCCCCGTGTACAAGCCGACCTATTCCCTTGACACCGTGCAGTTTCTCAAGGAAACCGCCTACACCATCATGACTTCGCCACTTGATGTGGGCAAAAAAGCTCTCGACGTTGGCGAAGATGTGGGCAAAGGCACCATCGATGTTGGCAAAGACATTCTTGACGGCATCAACAAGGGCTTGCAAAACATCTTTGGTGGCGACAAAAAGAAGTAA
- a CDS encoding glycoside hydrolase family 3 protein: protein MRKKHLYILLALLLWVFPVSNAQSAPRVSPEEILKTMTLDEKVGQLFIVWFKGGEMSPFLQKAIGEYHVGGLIFYSITGNTKSPEQITTLSTAAQKLALRTGADLGLFMSIDQEGGPVTRLTKGFTVLPSNLSIGHTDTAISASRAATLLAQEMTAVGLNMNFAPSVDVNSNPDNPIIGTRSFGNNPNMVARFGRAAVDAYVAQKVIPVLKHFPGHGDTSVDSHNAMPVVPHSLARLQQTELAPFSALAEDAPAIMTAHLFVPALDPTPNQPATFSHKILTELLRKKMGFNGLIITDSLGMGAIANTYGSGQAAVRAFKAGADILLFGADKGHEPEEALAAIRTVRDAVKNGKISEARLNASVLRILKTKKAYNILSPSFQSPLAASHMVGTPKHRAAALMLARKGTKILRDTHKQLPIRGAIPPAVITFGDTPSQQTVEASFPAGTGLIKLPRRPSQELILRVLKHLRDADCIVLTRKTAKAPEQLELVRALESRNAGKLYVATLGTADAILNKTAAPCVIASGSSTPEAIRAIAELLFASATQVR, encoded by the coding sequence ATGCGAAAAAAACATCTGTACATCCTGCTTGCGCTTCTGCTTTGGGTCTTTCCTGTTTCGAATGCGCAGTCTGCGCCACGAGTTTCGCCAGAGGAAATACTCAAGACGATGACGCTTGACGAAAAAGTTGGTCAGCTTTTTATAGTGTGGTTCAAGGGTGGAGAAATGTCTCCATTTTTGCAGAAAGCCATTGGTGAATACCATGTCGGTGGGCTTATTTTTTATTCCATTACCGGCAACACAAAATCACCTGAACAAATCACCACACTCAGCACGGCAGCCCAAAAACTTGCGCTGCGCACTGGTGCTGACCTTGGTCTGTTCATGAGCATCGACCAGGAAGGTGGTCCTGTCACCCGCCTGACCAAAGGCTTTACTGTTCTCCCGTCGAATTTAAGCATCGGGCACACAGACACAGCGATTTCCGCAAGCCGGGCCGCAACACTCCTTGCACAGGAAATGACTGCGGTCGGACTGAACATGAACTTTGCGCCATCCGTGGACGTGAATTCAAACCCGGATAATCCAATTATTGGCACACGATCTTTTGGAAATAATCCTAACATGGTAGCCCGCTTTGGCCGCGCGGCTGTAGACGCCTATGTGGCGCAAAAGGTCATCCCAGTGCTAAAACACTTCCCAGGACACGGCGACACCAGCGTTGACTCACATAACGCAATGCCAGTTGTGCCCCACTCGCTTGCACGCCTGCAACAGACAGAGCTTGCCCCATTCTCGGCACTCGCAGAAGACGCTCCGGCCATCATGACCGCACACCTCTTTGTGCCAGCGCTTGATCCTACGCCGAACCAGCCCGCGACGTTCTCCCATAAAATTCTAACGGAACTCCTGCGAAAAAAAATGGGCTTTAACGGCCTTATCATTACTGATTCACTGGGCATGGGAGCCATTGCCAACACCTACGGCTCAGGACAGGCCGCAGTACGGGCATTCAAAGCAGGTGCAGACATTTTGCTTTTTGGTGCAGATAAAGGACACGAACCAGAAGAAGCTCTTGCTGCAATCCGTACCGTACGAGACGCAGTGAAAAACGGGAAAATTTCTGAGGCCCGACTCAACGCCTCCGTGCTGCGCATCCTCAAGACAAAAAAGGCGTACAATATCCTCAGTCCTTCGTTCCAGTCTCCACTCGCGGCAAGCCACATGGTTGGCACCCCAAAGCACCGGGCCGCAGCCCTTATGCTGGCGCGAAAAGGGACAAAAATTCTCCGCGACACCCACAAACAGCTCCCCATACGTGGAGCCATCCCCCCTGCTGTTATTACTTTTGGCGACACACCGTCACAGCAGACCGTTGAGGCATCATTCCCAGCAGGAACGGGACTCATCAAACTTCCCCGCCGCCCCAGTCAGGAACTCATTTTGCGAGTGCTCAAACACCTTCGTGATGCAGATTGCATTGTCCTGACCCGTAAAACAGCCAAGGCGCCAGAACAGCTTGAACTGGTTCGCGCTCTGGAATCCAGAAATGCCGGAAAACTTTATGTTGCCACACTGGGAACAGCAGACGCCATACTCAACAAAACAGCGGCTCCCTGCGTCATCGCGTCAGGCTCCTCTACCCCGGAGGCTATACGGGCCATCGCAGAGCTTCTTTTTGCAAGTGCGACACAAGTCAGGTAG
- a CDS encoding zinc dependent phospholipase C family protein, which produces MAIGEFFLNNLALLSPVVAGILASHGDSFLYGCLSPDIFVGKGSRPRPGHSHNWSVAQGILQQAKSTEVQAYALGYMSHLAADTVAHNYYVPNLVSAMPLGGTLPHVYAELLADNYVLWSPRKARRLMRKEHKAEDRALFRSIRRQQPLRPLSFSLKKRLVGDSMHLSNNKGVDGSLRLLSKHLAPHGLRFYFCNQMEISIATVHDLLLHPESCPSRQLDPIGADALARAKNLLLQKRFANLRGMLTPLGNRFPVDPRLVSLPRPLLLEADNLDILRQAHRRYESTGSHAA; this is translated from the coding sequence ATGGCAATTGGTGAATTCTTTCTAAACAACCTGGCACTCCTGAGTCCGGTTGTTGCCGGTATTCTCGCCTCGCATGGCGACTCTTTTCTTTATGGCTGCCTCAGCCCCGACATTTTTGTGGGCAAAGGCTCCCGTCCCCGTCCCGGACACAGTCACAACTGGTCCGTTGCCCAAGGTATTCTCCAGCAGGCCAAGTCTACAGAAGTACAGGCATACGCCCTCGGCTACATGAGCCATCTTGCCGCCGACACTGTTGCGCACAACTACTATGTGCCAAATCTTGTTTCTGCCATGCCTCTTGGCGGAACACTGCCACACGTCTACGCAGAGCTTCTTGCAGACAACTATGTTCTCTGGTCTCCACGCAAGGCCCGCCGCCTCATGCGAAAGGAACACAAGGCAGAAGACCGCGCGCTCTTTCGCTCCATTCGCCGACAGCAGCCACTTCGCCCTCTGTCCTTCTCTCTCAAGAAGCGTCTCGTTGGCGACAGCATGCATCTCAGCAACAACAAAGGCGTTGACGGTTCCCTGCGGTTGCTTTCCAAGCATTTAGCCCCGCATGGTTTACGCTTTTATTTTTGCAACCAGATGGAAATCAGCATTGCAACGGTCCACGACCTGCTCTTGCATCCAGAGTCCTGCCCTTCCCGGCAGCTTGACCCCATTGGTGCCGACGCCCTTGCGCGTGCCAAGAATCTTCTTCTGCAAAAGCGTTTTGCGAATCTGCGCGGCATGTTAACCCCACTTGGCAACCGTTTTCCGGTTGACCCACGGCTTGTAAGTCTGCCCCGCCCCCTTCTTCTCGAAGCCGACAATCTTGACATCTTGCGTCAGGCTCATCGGCGCTACGAGAGCACAGGGTCGCACGCGGCCTAG